One window of Nicotiana tomentosiformis chromosome 11, ASM39032v3, whole genome shotgun sequence genomic DNA carries:
- the LOC104094487 gene encoding actin-related protein 2/3 complex subunit 2A isoform X1 translates to MILLQSPSRYLLQILSNRVQNLEKGVELDCQWVEFDDIRYHIQASAKNANVLLLSVSLPIPPPETVLFGGLPLGALEAIKAAYGVVAQILDPPRDGFNLTLKLNLSKLPPDEEHKHALLTKIASVREVVMGAPLRAVLKHLVSRTVPSDLGKPVALVHRPNESFFLVPQADKVTVIFPMRFNDSIDTVLATSFLQEFVEARRTAGLNNAPPCLWSPSPPQELKEAFTEALSANAGFVSFVIFPRHVEGRKLDRTVWNLSTFHAYVNYHVKCSECFMHTRMRRQVESLIQALDRAKPDSEKAKRSSPSRSFKRMSLKDGNNSLGSRSWK, encoded by the exons TCTTGAGAAAGGAGTTGAACTGGATTGCCAATGGGTTGAATTTGATGATATCCGTTACCATATTCAG GCTTCAGCGAAAAATGCAAATGTCCTTCTTCTTTCAGTATCATTGCCCATACCACCTCCAGAAACTGTCCTGTTTGGTGGACTTCCACTTGGAGCATTAGAAGCCATAAAAGCAGCATATGGTGTAGTTGCACAAATTCTTGATCCTCCAAGAGATGGATTTAATCTCACACTTAAACTGAACTTGTCAAAACTTCCCCCAGATGAAG AACACAAACATGCACTCTTGACAAAGATTGCATCAGTGAGGGAGGTAGTAATGGGAGCCCCACTGAGGGCAGTTCTAAAGCATCTAGTTTCAAGGACAGTTCCTTCCGATCTAGGCAAGCCTGTTGCGCTGGTTCATAGGCCGAATGAGTCTTTTTTCCTTGTACCTCAG GCAGACAAGGTCACTGTCATATTTCCTATGAGATTTAATGATTCTATAGATACCGTTCTTGCAACTTCCTTTCTACAG GAATTTGTTGAGGCAAGGCGAACTGCTGGACTTAACAATGCCCCTCCTTGTTTGTGGTCTCCATCTCCTCCTCAAGAACTGAAGGAAGCTTTTACAGAAGCATTATCTGCTAATGCCGGATTTGTTAGTTTTG TCATTTTTCCTCGCCATGTGGAAGGCAGAAAACTGGACAGAACTGTTTGGAACCTATCAACCTTTCATGCTTACGTGAATTATCATGTTAAG TGTTCTGAATGCTTCATGCATACTCGAATGAGGCGTCAGGTGGAGTCATTGATACAG GCACTTGATCGTGCCAAACCAGACTCTGAGAAGGCCAAACGATCTTCTCCAAGCAGATCATTTAAACGAATG AGCCTCAAGGATGGGAATAACAGTTTGGGTTCACGAAGTTGGAAGTAG
- the LOC104094487 gene encoding actin-related protein 2/3 complex subunit 2A isoform X2 has product MILLQSPSRYLLQILSNRVQNLEKGVELDCQWVEFDDIRYHIQASAKNANVLLLSVSLPIPPPETVLFGGLPLGALEAIKAAYGVVAQILDPPRDGFNLTLKLNLSKLPPDEEHKHALLTKIASVREVVMGAPLRAVLKHLVSRTVPSDLGKPVALVHRPNESFFLVPQVNKVTVIFPMRFNDSIDTVLATSFLQEFVEARRTAGLNNAPPCLWSPSPPQELKEAFTEALSANAGFVSFVIFPRHVEGRKLDRTVWNLSTFHAYVNYHVKCSECFMHTRMRRQVESLIQALDRAKPDSEKAKRSSPSRSFKRMSLKDGNNSLGSRSWK; this is encoded by the exons TCTTGAGAAAGGAGTTGAACTGGATTGCCAATGGGTTGAATTTGATGATATCCGTTACCATATTCAG GCTTCAGCGAAAAATGCAAATGTCCTTCTTCTTTCAGTATCATTGCCCATACCACCTCCAGAAACTGTCCTGTTTGGTGGACTTCCACTTGGAGCATTAGAAGCCATAAAAGCAGCATATGGTGTAGTTGCACAAATTCTTGATCCTCCAAGAGATGGATTTAATCTCACACTTAAACTGAACTTGTCAAAACTTCCCCCAGATGAAG AACACAAACATGCACTCTTGACAAAGATTGCATCAGTGAGGGAGGTAGTAATGGGAGCCCCACTGAGGGCAGTTCTAAAGCATCTAGTTTCAAGGACAGTTCCTTCCGATCTAGGCAAGCCTGTTGCGCTGGTTCATAGGCCGAATGAGTCTTTTTTCCTTGTACCTCAGGTGA ACAAGGTCACTGTCATATTTCCTATGAGATTTAATGATTCTATAGATACCGTTCTTGCAACTTCCTTTCTACAG GAATTTGTTGAGGCAAGGCGAACTGCTGGACTTAACAATGCCCCTCCTTGTTTGTGGTCTCCATCTCCTCCTCAAGAACTGAAGGAAGCTTTTACAGAAGCATTATCTGCTAATGCCGGATTTGTTAGTTTTG TCATTTTTCCTCGCCATGTGGAAGGCAGAAAACTGGACAGAACTGTTTGGAACCTATCAACCTTTCATGCTTACGTGAATTATCATGTTAAG TGTTCTGAATGCTTCATGCATACTCGAATGAGGCGTCAGGTGGAGTCATTGATACAG GCACTTGATCGTGCCAAACCAGACTCTGAGAAGGCCAAACGATCTTCTCCAAGCAGATCATTTAAACGAATG AGCCTCAAGGATGGGAATAACAGTTTGGGTTCACGAAGTTGGAAGTAG